From the Paucidesulfovibrio gracilis DSM 16080 genome, one window contains:
- the clpP gene encoding ATP-dependent Clp endopeptidase proteolytic subunit ClpP, whose amino-acid sequence MPSVPIVIETTGRTERAYDIYSRLLKDRIVLLGSAVDDHVASLICAQLLFLESEDPEKEIYMYINSPGGSVTAGLAIYDTMQYISAPVATLCMGQAASMGALLLCAGEAGMRYALPHSRILIHQPLGGAQGQATDIDIQAREILRLREDLNQILSKHSGQDLSKIALDTERDYFMGAEEAKEYGIIDSIMASRGTTLKESE is encoded by the coding sequence ATGCCCAGCGTACCCATCGTCATTGAGACCACCGGCCGCACAGAGCGTGCCTACGATATTTATTCGCGACTGCTCAAAGACCGCATCGTGTTGCTCGGCAGCGCCGTGGACGATCATGTGGCCAGCCTGATATGTGCGCAGTTGCTCTTCTTGGAGTCGGAAGACCCGGAAAAAGAGATTTATATGTATATCAACTCCCCGGGCGGCTCCGTCACCGCGGGGTTGGCCATTTACGACACCATGCAATACATTTCCGCGCCTGTGGCGACCCTTTGCATGGGGCAGGCCGCAAGCATGGGTGCCCTGTTGCTTTGTGCGGGCGAGGCGGGAATGCGTTATGCCCTGCCTCACAGCCGGATCTTGATCCACCAGCCTCTGGGCGGTGCTCAGGGGCAGGCCACGGATATTGATATCCAGGCCCGTGAAATTCTTCGTTTGCGTGAAGACCTGAATCAGATTCTCAGCAAGCATAGCGGCCAGGATCTTTCCAAGATTGCTCTAGACACGGAGCGTGATTATTTTATGGGTGCTGAGGAGGCCAAAGAGTATGGCATCATCGACAGCATCATGGCGTCTCGGGGAACTACGCTGAAAGAAAGCGAATAA
- a CDS encoding response regulator yields the protein MSVITVFNGLFCEAGVVVKRVLDATGYRLVTDQEIVADAAELSGMAEDKITRAFQAGTSVFNKFSHEKERSVAWLRLAMAQKLLNADNLLFSGFASQLPPAHIGHILRVCLIAGIKDRLALAEKEEGYAEKHAHKLIHKDDEDRAAWVNTLKGVDDPWNDELYDMVVPVPKVGVEKAADLIAEQAGNEAVRVRHSSRDAVEDFLLSARVETVLANEGHNVNVAADNGKVKLTINKNVLMLERLERELADIVGKVEGVRSVETGVGKQFHQTDIYRKVDFEVPSKVLLVDDEREFVQTLSERLMLRDMGSAVVYDGESALNLVEEDEPEVMILDLKMPGIDGIEVLRRVKQSRPEIEVIILTGHGSEEDREVCMELGAFAYLHKPVDIDVLSKTLKEANEKIRRVNG from the coding sequence ATGTCCGTCATTACCGTATTCAACGGCCTGTTCTGCGAAGCAGGTGTCGTGGTCAAACGCGTGTTGGACGCCACCGGGTATCGTCTTGTCACGGATCAGGAGATCGTGGCCGATGCAGCCGAATTGTCCGGCATGGCCGAGGACAAAATTACCCGCGCTTTTCAAGCCGGGACGTCCGTGTTCAACAAGTTCAGTCATGAAAAAGAGCGCTCCGTGGCCTGGCTACGTTTGGCCATGGCGCAGAAGCTGCTCAATGCCGATAACCTGCTGTTTTCCGGATTTGCTTCCCAGCTTCCTCCTGCCCATATTGGCCACATTCTGCGCGTCTGCCTGATTGCAGGGATCAAGGATCGGCTTGCCCTGGCGGAAAAGGAAGAGGGCTATGCGGAAAAGCATGCGCACAAGTTGATCCATAAGGACGACGAGGACCGTGCTGCCTGGGTCAACACGCTGAAGGGCGTCGATGATCCCTGGAATGATGAATTGTATGATATGGTGGTACCCGTCCCCAAGGTCGGTGTGGAAAAAGCCGCCGATCTCATAGCGGAGCAAGCAGGCAATGAGGCTGTTCGGGTTCGGCACTCCAGCCGGGATGCGGTTGAGGATTTCCTGCTGTCCGCCCGGGTGGAGACCGTTTTGGCCAACGAAGGGCATAATGTGAATGTTGCCGCCGATAACGGCAAGGTCAAGCTGACCATCAACAAGAACGTGCTCATGTTGGAACGTCTGGAACGGGAACTCGCCGACATTGTCGGGAAGGTGGAAGGTGTCCGTAGCGTGGAGACCGGTGTGGGCAAGCAGTTCCACCAGACCGACATCTACCGCAAGGTGGACTTTGAGGTTCCGTCCAAGGTGTTGCTGGTGGACGATGAACGGGAATTCGTGCAGACCCTCTCTGAGCGGCTTATGCTCCGTGATATGGGGTCCGCCGTGGTGTACGATGGGGAATCCGCTCTGAACCTGGTGGAGGAGGACGAACCCGAAGTCATGATCCTGGACCTGAAAATGCCCGGGATCGACGGCATCGAAGTGCTGCGTCGGGTCAAGCAGAGTCGCCCTGAAATCGAAGTCATCATTCTTACCGGGCATGGTTCCGAGGAAGACCGGGAAGTGTGCATGGAACTTGGGGCATTTGCCTATCTGCACAAACCCGTAGATATCGACGTCCTCAGCAAAACCTTGAAGGAAGCTAACGAAAAAATTCGCCGCGTGAACGGCTGA
- a CDS encoding GNAT family N-acetyltransferase, whose product MQIRPERGTDRDIIHHVLYRAFKGHPQHPPGSEPMEPVIVDTLRRADALTLSLVAEQDGVVAGQVTFSPVWLGVEAQSGWFALGPVGVDPPLQNRGIGSALIREGLRIMRQRDALGVVLVGEPAYYKRFGFSRHDGLSLPCVPEQYVLGLAWGNAAPTGVIRHHAAFHVD is encoded by the coding sequence ATGCAGATTCGACCGGAGCGCGGGACGGACCGTGACATCATTCACCATGTTTTGTACCGGGCCTTTAAAGGGCATCCGCAACATCCCCCGGGTTCCGAGCCAATGGAGCCAGTCATCGTTGACACGTTGCGTAGGGCCGACGCGCTGACGCTTTCTCTTGTAGCGGAACAGGATGGCGTGGTTGCCGGTCAGGTAACTTTTTCCCCTGTTTGGCTTGGGGTGGAAGCTCAATCGGGTTGGTTCGCCCTGGGACCGGTGGGGGTGGATCCTCCCTTGCAGAATCGTGGTATTGGGTCGGCTTTGATTCGCGAGGGATTGCGGATCATGCGCCAACGGGACGCATTGGGCGTTGTTTTGGTCGGAGAACCGGCATATTATAAACGGTTTGGTTTTTCCCGGCATGATGGACTCTCGTTGCCCTGCGTCCCGGAGCAGTACGTTTTGGGGCTGGCCTGGGGCAATGCTGCCCCCACTGGTGTAATTCGTCATCATGCCGCATTTCATGTCGATTGA
- the thiD gene encoding bifunctional hydroxymethylpyrimidine kinase/phosphomethylpyrimidine kinase, whose product MKQLPRILTIAGSDSGGGAGIQADLKTITALQCYGLSVITALTAQNTLGVEGIHAPPASFVATQLKTVLTDIDVAAAKTGMLFSASIMKAVSPFLREAAFPVVVDPVCVSQSGHKLLEDDAVEAMREFVFPHAALLTPNIPEAELFTGMTIRTPEEIAEAARRLLEQGPKAVLIKGGHGMDSVASTDWFARPGHKPLPFMQRRVDTNNNHGTGCTLSAAIATYAGQGLEMSQAVREAQRYLNLCLRDEIHVGNGSGPPNHLAPVLKEGQRWPVLQELSTAMERLAGLPGVERVIPKQGLNMALSMPFSRGFEDVATLDAPVCRSAGGRVFALGRSEYGIENDEAAVLLSVRKVREDVRCCLSLRPGEDVLSALAAMDVVLARFDRADAPATPQRACDAALEWGAYHALSNHKAVDRVSGLADGGAYGLGGRVCLWAAAPGILVKMVEKLIGLLK is encoded by the coding sequence ATGAAACAGCTCCCACGCATTCTTACTATTGCAGGTTCCGACTCGGGCGGCGGCGCCGGAATCCAAGCCGACCTGAAGACCATCACCGCGCTTCAGTGTTACGGTCTTTCCGTCATTACGGCTCTTACGGCGCAGAACACCCTGGGGGTGGAGGGCATTCACGCCCCCCCAGCGTCCTTTGTGGCGACACAGCTCAAGACCGTGTTGACGGACATCGATGTGGCCGCCGCCAAGACCGGTATGCTTTTTTCTGCCTCCATCATGAAAGCGGTCTCTCCCTTTTTGCGCGAGGCGGCCTTTCCCGTGGTGGTGGATCCGGTATGCGTCAGCCAGAGCGGACACAAGCTTTTGGAGGATGACGCGGTGGAGGCCATGCGGGAATTTGTTTTTCCACATGCTGCGCTGCTTACCCCCAATATTCCCGAAGCGGAACTGTTCACGGGCATGACTATTCGGACCCCCGAGGAGATTGCCGAGGCGGCGCGTCGACTCCTGGAGCAGGGACCGAAGGCTGTTTTGATCAAGGGAGGCCACGGAATGGACTCCGTCGCCTCCACAGACTGGTTTGCGCGTCCGGGGCATAAGCCGTTGCCCTTCATGCAGCGTCGAGTTGATACAAACAACAATCATGGAACGGGCTGCACGCTTTCTGCCGCCATTGCAACGTATGCAGGACAGGGGCTGGAAATGTCCCAGGCCGTTCGTGAGGCGCAACGGTATCTGAACCTTTGCCTTCGGGATGAAATTCATGTGGGCAACGGAAGCGGACCGCCCAACCACCTTGCCCCTGTTTTGAAAGAAGGGCAGCGGTGGCCTGTGCTGCAGGAGTTGTCAACGGCTATGGAACGATTGGCCGGTTTGCCCGGAGTGGAGCGTGTTATCCCCAAACAGGGACTCAACATGGCGTTGTCCATGCCGTTTTCCCGTGGATTTGAGGACGTGGCTACGTTGGACGCTCCTGTGTGTCGTTCCGCGGGGGGGCGCGTGTTTGCCCTGGGCCGTTCTGAATATGGGATCGAAAATGATGAGGCTGCGGTGCTCCTGTCCGTGCGGAAAGTACGCGAAGATGTGCGCTGTTGCCTGAGTTTGCGTCCCGGTGAAGATGTGCTTTCGGCTCTTGCTGCCATGGACGTCGTGCTGGCCCGCTTCGACCGTGCTGATGCCCCGGCGACGCCGCAGCGGGCATGTGACGCGGCCTTGGAGTGGGGAGCCTATCATGCGTTGTCCAATCATAAAGCCGTGGATCGCGTTTCCGGTTTGGCGGACGGCGGAGCTTATGGTCTCGGAGGGCGTGTTTGCCTTTGGGCCGCCGCGCCGGGTATTCTGGTAAAAATGGTCGAAAAGTTGATTGGTTTGTTGAAATAA
- a CDS encoding MerR family transcriptional regulator translates to MTKQFISLREVARQLNIPPSTVVYYKDRFSGYIPSQGGEGRRKRYPVEVIDIFRRIREMFNNNWSTEQIEQELAMRSHVVTPPRDNGEPVSEARPDAPSTAYAMGGVLDKMTDLLENQSLFRGEIRSLRDELAELKRERRESEEQYQSKLDQVQSEVASLRRAKEELERLLRGGAENAPLFPSEDYLARPLVIRTRNGEYLGVLGKVQKHFALRDFVFMIERNAAAGRKLDLSWELREDQWVLLVTSRDGEEGREQHVVLVTQKTVTPSRNTVTEIVRLNINGNDVPDSLLLTLFKKVKDGFDAWAG, encoded by the coding sequence ATGACAAAACAATTCATAAGTTTGCGCGAGGTGGCGCGGCAGCTCAATATCCCGCCCTCCACCGTCGTCTATTATAAGGATCGTTTTTCCGGTTACATCCCCTCCCAGGGAGGGGAAGGGCGGAGAAAACGTTATCCCGTTGAAGTAATCGATATTTTCAGGAGGATCCGCGAGATGTTCAACAACAATTGGTCGACGGAACAAATTGAGCAGGAACTGGCTATGCGGTCCCATGTGGTCACGCCGCCCCGCGACAATGGGGAGCCTGTTTCCGAGGCTCGTCCGGACGCCCCCTCCACGGCCTATGCCATGGGTGGGGTCTTGGATAAAATGACCGATCTCTTGGAAAACCAATCGTTGTTTCGTGGTGAAATCCGCTCTCTGCGTGATGAGCTTGCCGAGCTGAAGCGGGAACGCAGGGAAAGCGAGGAGCAGTACCAATCCAAGTTGGATCAGGTGCAGTCCGAGGTGGCCTCGTTACGCCGTGCCAAAGAAGAGTTGGAGCGTTTGCTTCGCGGGGGAGCCGAGAACGCTCCCTTGTTTCCGTCCGAGGATTACCTTGCCCGGCCTTTGGTCATCCGCACGCGCAATGGGGAATATCTCGGTGTGCTTGGCAAGGTGCAGAAGCATTTTGCCCTGCGGGACTTTGTTTTTATGATTGAACGCAACGCGGCGGCTGGTCGGAAGTTGGACTTGTCCTGGGAGCTTCGCGAGGATCAGTGGGTATTGTTGGTCACATCAAGGGACGGCGAAGAGGGGCGCGAGCAGCACGTCGTGCTGGTTACGCAGAAAACCGTGACCCCCAGCCGCAACACCGTTACCGAAATCGTCCGTTTGAATATCAATGGCAACGATGTTCCAGACTCTCTGTTGTTGACGTTGTTTAAAAAGGTCAAGGACGGATTTGATGCGTGGGCCGGTTGA
- the tig gene encoding trigger factor: MKYEVNELSPVKREITIEVPAEEVNAALGAAIALYKRNHEVRGFRKGKAPASVIEGKFRAQIYGEATTDLINYHINEIMGELGAQPVSRIDVDAEEFVRDEDFQYKISFETAPDIDIPDYAAFEVEKETVEIDEAELTEVEKRILDNAAEVKVLEEVRPGKEGEVVTVSFGAYDAEGKVVDGIKAESFDLSLGQGQALEEFEDLIKTLKPGEMGQKEITFPEDFINTNIAGRTLTMKATVHAVKERVIPEMSDDVAKKAGFENLETMRTAIRESYKGQREQFVKSKAQKELLDKMLAGLDFELPPSMVADRIDRLVADLEQRLDRQGKSLSSTGKSLDELREEYRAQAEESVRAEIFLLAVARKESLEVTPQEIDIAISQMAMQTQQPFHNLKQYYEEQGLIVPLRDRLLADKATDFIFDNAKVTEKAPEAEEKKPAKKPAAKKAAKKSDEEAEGEKKPAKKAPAKKAAAKKPAAKKTTKKADDDGEGEKKPAKKAPAKKTTAKKATKKADEGDEAAKKPAKKPAAKKTAKKPAADEKE; this comes from the coding sequence ATGAAATACGAAGTGAACGAATTGTCCCCGGTGAAGCGGGAAATTACTATCGAGGTTCCCGCTGAAGAGGTAAACGCCGCTCTGGGCGCCGCTATTGCCTTGTACAAACGTAACCATGAGGTTCGTGGATTCCGCAAGGGTAAAGCTCCGGCTTCCGTCATTGAGGGGAAGTTCCGCGCTCAGATTTACGGCGAGGCCACCACGGACCTGATCAACTACCATATCAATGAGATCATGGGTGAGTTGGGGGCGCAGCCTGTGTCCCGTATTGACGTGGACGCTGAAGAGTTCGTTCGGGATGAGGACTTTCAGTACAAGATTTCTTTTGAAACCGCTCCCGATATCGATATCCCGGACTATGCCGCCTTTGAGGTGGAAAAGGAGACCGTGGAAATCGACGAGGCCGAGTTGACTGAGGTGGAGAAGCGCATCCTGGACAACGCCGCGGAAGTTAAGGTGTTGGAGGAAGTGCGCCCCGGTAAGGAAGGCGAGGTCGTTACTGTCAGCTTCGGTGCGTATGACGCCGAGGGAAAGGTTGTGGACGGCATCAAGGCCGAAAGTTTTGACCTTTCTCTGGGGCAGGGACAGGCTCTTGAAGAGTTTGAAGACCTGATCAAGACTCTGAAGCCCGGAGAAATGGGCCAGAAAGAGATCACCTTCCCCGAGGATTTCATCAATACGAATATTGCCGGACGTACGTTGACCATGAAGGCCACGGTGCATGCGGTCAAGGAACGTGTCATTCCTGAAATGAGTGATGACGTGGCCAAAAAAGCCGGGTTCGAAAACCTCGAAACCATGCGTACCGCCATCCGTGAGTCGTATAAGGGCCAGCGTGAGCAGTTCGTCAAGAGCAAGGCGCAGAAGGAATTGTTGGATAAAATGCTGGCGGGCTTGGACTTTGAGCTGCCTCCCAGCATGGTTGCTGACCGTATTGATCGTTTGGTGGCGGACCTGGAGCAGCGTTTGGATCGTCAGGGCAAGAGCCTGAGCTCCACTGGAAAGTCTTTGGACGAGCTTCGCGAGGAGTACCGCGCCCAGGCCGAGGAAAGCGTGCGTGCGGAAATTTTCCTGCTTGCCGTGGCCCGCAAGGAATCCTTGGAAGTGACACCGCAGGAAATCGATATTGCCATCAGCCAGATGGCCATGCAGACGCAGCAGCCTTTCCATAACCTGAAGCAGTACTATGAAGAGCAGGGACTGATTGTTCCCCTGCGGGATCGCCTCCTGGCGGATAAGGCGACGGATTTTATTTTCGACAACGCCAAGGTGACTGAAAAGGCGCCTGAAGCGGAAGAAAAAAAGCCCGCAAAAAAGCCTGCCGCCAAAAAGGCTGCGAAAAAGAGCGACGAGGAAGCTGAAGGCGAGAAAAAGCCTGCGAAAAAGGCTCCGGCCAAAAAAGCCGCTGCTAAAAAGCCTGCTGCCAAAAAGACGACCAAAAAGGCGGATGACGACGGAGAAGGCGAGAAGAAGCCCGCGAAAAAGGCTCCGGCCAAAAAAACGACGGCCAAGAAGGCCACGAAGAAGGCTGACGAGGGCGATGAGGCTGCGAAAAAGCCTGCCAAGAAGCCCGCTGCCAAGAAGACGGCCAAGAAGCCTGCCGCCGACGAGAAAGAATAA
- a CDS encoding response regulator, whose protein sequence is MNILLVDDEAELVSAMAERLSMRGMPTEWAETGEQALKMVKAGNYDVAVLDMKMPRMGGLELRRRLAELVPDMKFIFLSGHGSEEDFKVGSAEAESYLIKPVRIEDLVERIHKAME, encoded by the coding sequence ATGAACATTCTTCTGGTTGATGATGAGGCCGAACTGGTCTCGGCCATGGCCGAACGGCTGAGCATGCGGGGAATGCCCACAGAGTGGGCTGAGACCGGAGAGCAGGCGCTGAAGATGGTCAAGGCAGGGAACTACGATGTGGCTGTCCTGGATATGAAGATGCCGCGCATGGGCGGTTTGGAGTTGCGTCGGCGCTTGGCGGAGCTGGTTCCCGACATGAAGTTTATTTTTCTTTCCGGGCATGGATCCGAAGAAGATTTCAAGGTCGGTTCGGCAGAGGCGGAATCATACCTGATTAAGCCGGTACGCATTGAAGATCTTGTGGAGCGTATCCATAAGGCCATGGAATAG
- a CDS encoding sensor histidine kinase, translating into MTKLRRLIPEFWDTDPDAGPYKSLFNYRRIWWLAIGVLAVVALVPLIVMTFIDYNVTRTSLESENLLRAARTTSNTRRAVSYFLDERKNALKYVAIQEDVTRLADTRRLAEVLEALKQGFGGFVDLGLIDDSGRQVAYVGPYQLQGRDYSAQAWFQKAKERGAFISSVFRGYRDVPHLIVAIKCPANSNGQQYVLRATLDTEQFNNILSSLDLSGGGDAFLVDVHGMLQTPSRWNGPVLSHTALRIPKYSDTTQVMLARDETNREVIVGYAYITDTPFILLLVKPTAELMKPWQSIRIELLWLLVVSVAVILLVIAGVATYMVGKIYLADQTRAKTLHHMEHTNRMASIGRLAAGVAHEINNPLAIINEKAGLIRDLFTYKKEYAEDVRLVGIVDSIISSVERCGTITKRLLGFARHIDVRVEQIRFGKLVEEVLGFLHKEAEYRSITIDLRIDEQLPEFESDRGKLQQILLNLVNNAFQAMNDGGRLEVAADRYGRDAIRFIVKDNGCGIPEADRKRIFEPFFSTKKKRGGTGLGLSITYGLVQELGGEMTVESEVGKGTTFAITLPLQANIKEGANHEHSSG; encoded by the coding sequence TTGACAAAGCTGCGCCGGCTCATTCCGGAGTTTTGGGATACGGATCCCGATGCCGGGCCGTATAAAAGCCTGTTCAACTATCGCCGTATCTGGTGGCTCGCCATCGGTGTGCTTGCGGTGGTTGCATTGGTGCCGCTTATTGTCATGACCTTCATCGACTACAACGTGACCCGGACCTCATTGGAGTCCGAGAACCTCTTGCGCGCCGCCAGGACCACGTCCAACACGAGGCGGGCTGTGAGTTACTTTCTGGATGAACGAAAAAACGCCTTGAAATATGTCGCCATCCAGGAAGACGTGACCAGGCTTGCAGATACCCGGCGGTTGGCCGAGGTGCTGGAGGCGCTCAAGCAGGGGTTCGGCGGGTTTGTGGACCTGGGGCTTATTGACGATTCCGGGCGGCAGGTGGCCTACGTGGGACCGTACCAGCTCCAGGGGCGGGATTACAGTGCCCAGGCTTGGTTCCAGAAGGCCAAGGAACGCGGCGCGTTCATCAGCAGCGTGTTCCGTGGATACCGTGACGTGCCTCACCTCATTGTGGCCATCAAGTGTCCAGCCAATTCGAATGGGCAGCAATACGTTCTTCGGGCAACGTTGGATACGGAACAGTTCAACAATATCTTATCCAGCCTGGATTTGTCCGGCGGCGGGGACGCCTTTCTTGTGGACGTGCATGGCATGCTGCAAACCCCTTCGCGATGGAATGGACCGGTGTTGTCGCACACGGCCCTGCGGATTCCGAAGTATTCGGATACCACCCAGGTGATGTTGGCCAGGGATGAAACCAACAGGGAAGTGATCGTCGGGTATGCCTATATTACGGATACGCCGTTCATTCTGCTGCTGGTCAAACCCACGGCCGAGCTGATGAAGCCATGGCAGAGCATCCGCATTGAGTTGCTTTGGTTGTTGGTGGTCAGCGTCGCTGTTATCCTTTTGGTTATTGCCGGGGTGGCCACGTACATGGTGGGGAAGATTTATCTGGCGGACCAGACCCGGGCCAAGACGCTGCATCATATGGAGCATACCAACCGTATGGCCTCCATTGGCCGACTTGCCGCGGGCGTGGCGCATGAAATCAACAACCCTTTGGCAATCATCAATGAAAAGGCTGGTCTGATACGCGACCTCTTTACGTATAAAAAAGAGTATGCCGAGGACGTGCGCCTTGTAGGGATTGTGGATTCCATCATCAGCTCGGTGGAGCGTTGCGGAACCATTACCAAGCGGCTTCTCGGGTTTGCGCGGCATATTGATGTTCGTGTGGAACAAATCCGTTTTGGCAAGTTGGTGGAGGAAGTGCTCGGCTTTTTGCACAAGGAAGCGGAGTATCGGAGCATCACCATTGATTTGCGGATCGACGAACAATTGCCGGAATTCGAGTCTGATCGGGGCAAGCTGCAACAAATTTTGCTCAACCTGGTGAACAATGCGTTTCAGGCCATGAATGACGGGGGGCGTCTGGAAGTGGCCGCGGACCGTTACGGTCGGGATGCCATTCGCTTTATCGTGAAGGATAACGGATGCGGTATTCCTGAGGCGGACCGGAAGCGCATTTTTGAACCGTTCTTTTCGACAAAGAAAAAGCGGGGAGGAACAGGGTTGGGACTGTCCATCACATATGGACTTGTACAGGAACTGGGCGGCGAAATGACCGTGGAAAGCGAAGTGGGGAAGGGGACGACCTTTGCCATTACCTTGCCGCTCCAGGCCAATATCAAAGAGGGAGCGAACCATGAACATTCTTCTGGTTGA
- a CDS encoding response regulator, translating into MSEKVLLVDDEKDFLESLSERMSVRGMNVSTAENPAEAMKAVDADSYDAIVLDLQMPEMNGIDLLKFIREKHPEMQVILLTGHATLEKGVQAMKLGAMDFMEKPADIDVLTDKIKKAQARKLVLVEKMTEDKIKEIMTTKGW; encoded by the coding sequence ATGTCGGAAAAGGTTTTGCTCGTTGATGACGAGAAGGATTTTTTGGAGAGCTTGTCTGAGCGCATGTCTGTGCGCGGTATGAACGTGTCCACGGCTGAGAATCCGGCCGAAGCCATGAAAGCGGTGGATGCGGATTCGTATGACGCCATTGTGCTGGATTTGCAGATGCCTGAGATGAACGGCATTGACCTGCTCAAGTTCATCCGTGAGAAGCATCCGGAAATGCAGGTTATCCTGCTTACAGGACATGCCACGCTGGAAAAGGGCGTACAGGCCATGAAGCTGGGAGCCATGGATTTCATGGAAAAGCCCGCGGACATCGACGTTTTGACCGACAAGATCAAAAAGGCCCAAGCCCGCAAGCTCGTTCTGGTCGAGAAGATGACCGAGGATAAGATCAAGGAGATCATGACCACCAAGGGCTGGTAA
- a CDS encoding OmpA family protein has protein sequence MHTPRRMFSPGLVIGLLAFTLWSCALPAVRAARSLGSQTDRIRAELFNEGASELAVPFASGKATFLPEAMPLLDDATEALRDVDQEKYRLVVVGHTDTTGSAAANLRLSRQRAQAVADYLQEQGGFPWWFLQTMGKGEEDPKITPEATPEDRAVNRRVELRLEETAAD, from the coding sequence ATGCACACACCACGCCGGATGTTTTCTCCAGGCCTCGTGATCGGCCTGCTGGCCTTCACCCTTTGGTCTTGCGCCCTGCCCGCTGTTCGGGCCGCACGCTCGTTGGGAAGCCAAACCGACCGCATTCGGGCCGAACTCTTCAACGAGGGCGCCTCGGAGCTGGCCGTCCCATTTGCCTCGGGCAAGGCAACATTCCTTCCGGAAGCAATGCCATTATTGGATGACGCAACAGAGGCGCTTCGTGATGTGGATCAGGAAAAATACCGCCTTGTGGTGGTCGGACACACAGACACAACAGGCAGTGCCGCAGCCAACTTACGCCTTTCGCGACAGCGCGCCCAGGCCGTGGCCGACTATCTGCAAGAACAGGGAGGATTTCCCTGGTGGTTCCTCCAGACCATGGGGAAAGGCGAAGAAGACCCCAAGATAACGCCCGAAGCAACACCCGAGGATCGAGCGGTCAATCGTCGAGTGGAGCTGCGGTTGGAAGAAACAGCAGCGGATTAA
- a CDS encoding sensor histidine kinase — protein sequence MSGERHDDVEREDLQFFGKVSASISHEIKNVFAVIHAGAGLLEDLSLLAAKGRPLDPEKLQSVSRSILNQIQRGDGIVRNMNTFAHSVDEDVREVNLVTSVELMVGICQRLAAARNVRLEMGESQDCSIRTDPYFLEHLLFAVIDVALEGAESGGTILFSVMPQAAAPADGVQLSLSGVRFPADLPGSLERLTRRLAASVEPGDDAGTLVVRLPRSGNQ from the coding sequence ATGAGCGGTGAAAGGCACGATGATGTGGAACGCGAGGATTTGCAATTTTTCGGCAAGGTCAGCGCTTCCATATCTCATGAGATAAAAAACGTGTTTGCCGTGATACACGCCGGAGCCGGATTGCTGGAGGACTTGAGTCTGTTGGCTGCAAAAGGTCGTCCTCTGGATCCGGAAAAGTTGCAAAGCGTATCTCGCAGTATCCTGAATCAGATTCAGCGTGGCGACGGCATCGTGCGCAACATGAATACCTTCGCCCACAGTGTTGATGAGGACGTGCGGGAAGTGAATCTGGTCACCAGTGTGGAGCTGATGGTGGGAATTTGCCAGCGGCTCGCCGCGGCCCGCAATGTCCGGTTGGAGATGGGAGAAAGTCAGGACTGCTCTATTCGCACGGATCCGTATTTTTTAGAGCATCTCTTGTTCGCCGTCATTGATGTTGCCCTGGAGGGCGCCGAATCAGGCGGTACGATCCTGTTTTCCGTAATGCCCCAGGCCGCTGCCCCGGCCGATGGGGTCCAATTGTCGCTCTCGGGCGTCCGTTTCCCAGCGGACCTGCCCGGGAGTCTGGAACGCCTGACCCGACGCCTCGCCGCCAGCGTGGAGCCGGGAGACGACGCCGGCACCCTGGTGGTGCGTCTGCCGCGCAGTGGAAATCAGTAG